Part of the Paenibacillus kyungheensis genome, GTATACATGAGTATGGCTGAATATCATGGCAAAATTAAAAATATTCAAGATACCCCTTTTGGCTACACTTTGTCAGTCATCGGTGGGAAATGGAAGATGGTCATTATTTATCTTCTGTCTGAAAATCAAACGGTTCGCTTTAATGAGTTAAAAAGACAGATCGGTGCAATTACGTACAAAACGCTAAGTTCCCAATTAAAAGAATTGGAAGCAGATGGTATTGTAAAACGTGAAGAATATCCTCAAATTCCACCTAAAGTAGAGTATAGCCTTACAGTCAAAGGCACATCACTTTTGCCAGGCTTGGAAGAATTATGCGAGTGGGGAGTCAAGAATCAAACGATGTAGTATCAGGTTTTAATGTAAGTGGCTATATGGATGATATGCATGCAATTAAATTAAAGCAGTATTAATCCTAAAGATATTCTTTTAAATTTTAGGAATTATGAAGTTTATACTAATTATAAATGCTATAATTATGCATATAGCTACTCAAAGTAAAGGAGGATTCATGATGAGAAAATTTAATGAAGAAGAAGCAAATAGAGCGCTTGAAAATGCCAAAGCAAGTTTGGCAGTGGAGGGTATGTATCTCCCTGAGAATGAACAACAATTGATTAAAATGAAGCTGACAGGTCAGATTACAGAGTCACAATTCAAGAAAATGGCATTGGAGTTGGCAAAAGTTGTCTCGATATAATCATCAGCAATCATCTTATTGCTATCCAGGTACAGATATACTAAAAAACAAAGAAAATATTCGTGATGTCAATACATTAGAGCGTTATGAACGAATGATGAGTAGTTTGCGTAATGCTGAAT contains:
- a CDS encoding winged helix-turn-helix transcriptional regulator; translated protein: MSMAEYHGKIKNIQDTPFGYTLSVIGGKWKMVIIYLLSENQTVRFNELKRQIGAITYKTLSSQLKELEADGIVKREEYPQIPPKVEYSLTVKGTSLLPGLEELCEWGVKNQTM